Proteins from a single region of Pseudopedobacter saltans DSM 12145:
- a CDS encoding helix-turn-helix domain-containing protein has product MEAVILSKDQYTEIIEKLDELVKRINAKNEPKKDTFLDNQEFLLLMKISKRTAQTWRDEGRISFSQVGNKIYYKLSDVEKLLNEHYNKAFSKK; this is encoded by the coding sequence ATGGAAGCAGTAATTTTATCCAAAGACCAGTACACCGAAATCATCGAAAAACTGGACGAACTCGTAAAACGTATCAATGCCAAAAATGAACCTAAGAAAGATACATTCTTAGACAATCAGGAATTTCTTTTACTGATGAAGATTTCCAAACGCACCGCTCAAACCTGGCGTGACGAAGGTCGTATTTCGTTCTCTCAGGTCGGAAACAAGATTTACTACAAACTTTCAGACGTAGAAAAACTCTTAAATGAGCATTATAACAAGGCTTTTTCAAAGAAATAA